The following proteins are co-located in the Saccharomyces kudriavzevii IFO 1802 strain IFO1802 genome assembly, chromosome: 6 genome:
- the SEC4 gene encoding Rab family GTPase SEC4 (similar to Saccharomyces cerevisiae SEC4 (YFL005W); ancestral locus Anc_8.70) codes for MSGLRTVSASSGNGKSYDSIMKILLIGDSGVGKSCLLVRFVEDKFNPSFITTIGIDFKIKTVDINGKKVKLQLWDTAGQERFRTITTAYYRGAMGIILVYDVTDERTFTNIKQWFKTVNEHATDEAQLLLVGNKSDMDTRVVTVDQGEALAKELGIPFIESSAKNDDNVNEIFFTLAKLIQEKIDSNKLVGVGNGKEGNISINSGSGNSSKSNCC; via the coding sequence atgtcaGGTTTAAGAACTGTTTCTGCTTCTTCCGGCAATGGAAAGAGTTACGACTCTATTATGAAAATTCTACTGATTGGTGATTCTGGTGTTGGGAAATCATGTTTATTGGTCCGTTTTGTTGAAGACAAATTCAACCCATCATTTATCACCACCATCGGTATCGACTTCAAGATAAAGACTGTTGATATCAACGGTAAAAAGGTAAAGCTACAACTTTGGGATACTGCAGGTCAAGAACGTTTCCGGACCATCACTACAGCATATTACCGTGGTGCCATGGGTATCATTCTTGTTTACGATGTAACAGACGAAAGAACGTTCACTAATATCAAACAGTGGTTTAAAACTGTTAATGAGCATGCGACCGATGAAGCACAACTATTATTGGTTGGTAACAAGAGCGATATGGACACTAGAGTGGTGACAGTTGACCAAGGTGAAGCATTGGCCAAGGAGCTGGGTATACCATTCATTGAGTCTAGTGCTAAGAACGATGACAACGTCAACgagattttctttactttaGCCAAACtgattcaagaaaaaatcgatAGTAATAAACTTGTCGGTGTTGGTAACGGTAAAGAGGGCAATATTAGCATCAATAGTGGGAGTGGAAACAGTTCTAAATCAAACTGCTGTTGA
- the BLM10 gene encoding proteasome activator BLM10 (similar to Saccharomyces cerevisiae BLM10 (YFL007W); ancestral locus Anc_8.69) — protein MTANNDDDIKSPIPITNKTLSQLKRVDRSPGRPSSSQGEIKRKRSRLFTSEARPDSPLRARSATPTVQDQKLFNGMDSTLLLNERLQHYTLDYVSDRGQHIKNIYDPNSRWFSRSVRPEFPIEEFLPYKTESHEDQAKYLCHVLVNLYIAISSLDIQGLISISSKDLADLKKEVDELALKTDLFRLSNNTAENDLLGNDIANYDDAEGLEDELDEYFDLTGPDFNATGKITAKSATIVNVNHWTNELKNCLHFDFPVALRKSLATVYYYLSLVQGQKVYRQMHVDMFERLVSTDDDRTNFTDLLQREGLLLDHQIMLDFLCEFLPYPDPDYARYELSSKEDLQLFRLLLKHAHNAKPFFDESKEDLLVDTMNFLLSSLAPSTMMAIMPIITSVVPYHYHIHSKIVDYFPFCYSIWSSVSANVAIDTHMYDFVGSISKDVHNKILSNDHKKEVVGVDFGKFGIFTDDQMTFMFNRLQGHLRTDGQIHSYSRTVKPFVYAINGCNKDKFFEKLLSLAKAIETFIHPSNNGFWTKPNAKFVHSFIKTYHGRVKYEEEICSNGAANEICLTSSCHEEIVRIFFNIVGLGSQNKNSDIANYYISCFAYLLELNPSNAYLIYDKILLDLYDTLSDQFINSKHRIISSLKQFTRIIRFIVMDKLYRVHITNVLSMLVSKLDMNDTNLTSNLINGIVSIAAFIPIKNLTNEGDYLSFDSDTLPLIEQHFYHIKSGESSKTFQIDEKLLNNAFIASTTIFESILKVYAEKVFQLIDVDLEDSLATKINQTTMILQESMDDKLFKYFADLLLRNFWSNDSFKEKDPNYELITIPLAAIVRRNNTLSKDLVKTLLFHVKEQIKRGAGSVRSTSEIQQRDVKLVLYLTTLNDVLRQCHDSLLDYSDELITFMKYLYDNVTNPPLDVITSIVIHSALATLCTTEITDCRLFPEDSMIPEEDRWGGLQFDPRRFEKQHLNFKWHVPSDDEITLSISILESLTDYCINKVEELMKTPRNDSEYGDMIQKYVLVMTHTLSGSSLLFDPDFSKYRTQSNLSYREKLILLKNIRENNCDAQELDIDIEQIRSVKDEEDYIESKDIEAGLNEGVSDVVQLRDEFPNELIVDDQIASEMPSGVNTPIAGSRGADNSSMSSDLAFRDLDIYSCNYYFGNTTEEKLQNPQYIQVHKVRALIGRFFHKLYTFLSTNFENNTNMFQILLHGLKVWFTDLGQETVFNEDPDAFIDVDFLENVQSLSHVNEPFTRTNFAIRANGLHQSRVLLHSTNRKGSKLENLLLVDIIHLATSLYPDIYKPAQGTLVHCMKQLVGSYGVVINKIIPLLEKAVKEHDYMKIQVILNVLLIKKIHRKLMTDYRDIDRLIFLLIECCHVNELEIGMYADKILTDIVIGIKIPSSVCVISDEAFLPLAPPDDTINLQVEAVKLAKKKKREYYLSLLVDLQNRLLDKLDNEKEMGWKIKMFIVRFVTQIQSSLESKPDKRAVSSIISQTATKHPEIIHLIVKSLLSICNKIISLSDYQYDITKAYKNEFNPSFVEVMSTSDTNFPRSFAEEMDNFENPEYFIDSRAFVGWLCWGRPVYVMSSKTLGLNLHQNELDVLMSTGRLVTKEFLRDVTMNLVQDNETRGVFSSGNVSFFSLIILLISSGFCKINLSELFELCESYYNKDDKASMIMSVEIVAGLICGSKFMTAADLQRRDAFIEIFLAKCLDYELNHDAFEIWSTLAWWLPAVVDLRRSKTFFNHFINADSMFDRKSDAATHQTSKIYMLRSILMSMEFRAPNVSKLFDELVVDHPYDQVRQAAAKLLTTLVQNQSNPSISNPTKLLEAELNDPDGLGLPLKRVPEKVDTYIKRQFESITDLADSVIGMSPQEFIKTEYFYRTSTMFYWIKEMARGPNKVLLVPYLVDYVLTFLIGLVKHKDVCALASLDPIRLYAGLGYMPVRKNDVAAIVDYVCSSNVILSSNQIKLQLGFIQHFLSAELLQLTEEEKTKILEFVVSNLYNEQFVEVRVRAASILSDIVHNWKEEQALLNLIDRFAKGLDVNKYSSKERQKLSKADIKIHGNVLGLGAIISAFPYVFPLPLWIPKQLSNLSSWARTSGMTGQAAKNTISEFKKVRADTWKFDRAFFKTEELEDLEGVLWRSYYA, from the coding sequence ATGACAGCTAACAATGACGACGATATCAAATCGCCCATTCCCATTACAAACAAAACCTTGTCTCAATTGAAGCGTGTGGACAGAAGTCCAGGAAGGCCCAGTTCTTCGCAAGGCGAGATAAAACGCAAGAGGTCCAGGCTGTTTACCTCAGAGGCAAGACCGGATTCTCCGCTAAGGGCAAGGTCAGCTACCCCAACGGTGCAGGATCAAAAACTGTTCAATGGTATGGACTCTACACTCCTCTTGAATGAAAGACTGCAGCATTATACACTAGACTATGTTAGCGACAGAGGGCAACAtatcaagaatatataCGACCCGAATTCTAGGTGGTTCAGCAGGTCAGTGAGACCTGAATTTCCTATTGAGGAGTTTTTGCCGTATAAAACTGAAAGTCATGAGGATCAAGCGAAATATTTGTGCCACGTATTAGTCAATCTTTATATCGCCATTAGCTCATTAGATATACAGGGTTTGATCTCTATTTCCAGCAAGGATCTAGctgatttgaagaaagaggTAGATGAGTTAGCCCTTAAGACTGATCTTTTCAGATTATCCAACAACACAGCAGAGAATGATTTACTTGGGAACGATATTGCCAATTACGACGATGCAGAAGGCTTAGAAGACGAATTAGATGAATACTTTGACTTAACTGGGCCCGATTTCAATGCCACGGGGAAGATCACTGCCAAATCAGCCACCATTGTCAATGTTAACCATTGGACCAATGAGCTCAAGAATTGTTTacattttgattttccagTCGCCCTAAGAAAATCTCTTGCAAcagtttattattatctgTCACTTGTTCAAGGTCAAAAGGTGTATAGACAAATGCACGTGGATATGTTTGAAAGATTAGTAAGCACAGATGATGATAGGACAAATTTTACCGATCTGCTGCAAAGAGAGGGCCTCTTGTTAGATCATCAAATCATGCTAGATTTCCTTTGCGAATTCCTACCTTATCCAGATCCTGACTATGCTCGTTATGAACTATCGTCAAAGGAAGATTTGCAATTATTTAGATTACTGTTGAAACATGCACATAACGCCAAACCGTTTTTCGATGAGTCGAAGGAAGATTTATTAGTTGATACCATGAATTTCCTGTTGTCTAGTCTTGCTCCTTCTACGATGATGGCTATAATGCCTATTATTACATCCGTCGTTCCTTATCACTATCATATCCATTCTAAAATCGTCGATTATTTCCCTTTCTGCTACAGCATTTGGAGCTCAGTCAGTGCGAACGTGGCTATCGACACTCACATGTATGATTTTGTTGGATCAATTTCCAAGGACGTTCATAACAAGATATTAAGCAACGATCACAAGAAGGAAGTCGTTGGAGTGGATTTTGGCAAGTTCGGAATTTTTACAGATGATCAAATGACTTTTATGTTCAATAGGCTGCAAGGTCACCTTAGAACAGACGGTCAAATACATTCTTACTCCCGTACGGTGAAACCTTTTGTTTATGCTATAAATGGTTGTAATAaagataaattttttgagaagCTTCTGAGCTTAGCAAAAGCTATCGAAACGTTTATTCATCCCTCTAATAATGGGTTTTGGACTAAGCCAAACGCTAAATTTGTCCATTCTTTCATCAAAACCTATCATGGGAGGGTCaaatatgaagaagaaatatgtTCGAATGGTGCTGCAAACGAGATATGTTTAACCTCTTCTTGTCATGAAGAGATTGTccgaattttttttaatattgtTGGTTTGGGTtcacaaaataaaaattctGATATCGCCAATTATTACATTTCCTGCTTTGCATACTTATTAGAACTGAACCCTTCAAACGCATATCTCATCTATGATAAAATACTGCTAGATCTGTATGATACATTGTCTGAccaatttatcaattcGAAACACAGGATTATCTCCTCTTTAAAACAGTTCACTAGAATCATTAGATTTATTGTAATGGACAAACTATATCGTGTGCATATAACAAACGTCCTTTCAATGCTGGTCTCCAAGCTTGATATGAACGATACCAATTTAACAAGCAACCTCATCAATGGAATTGTATCCATTGCTGCTTTCATCCCCATCAAAAACCTCACGAACGAAGGAGATTATTTATCATTTGACTCAGACACTCTTCCTTTGATCGAACAACACTTCTATCACATCAAAAGCGGTGAAAGTTCAAAGACCTTCCAAATCGATGAAAAACTGCTTAATAATGCTTTTATAGCTTCTAccacaatttttgaaagtatttTGAAAGTATATGCAGAGAAGGTTTTCCAATTGATCGATGTGGATTTAGAGGACTCCTTGGCCACTAAAATAAATCAAACTACTATGATTTTACAAGAATCTATGGACGATAAACTATTCAAGTATTTCGCTGATTTGTTGTTGAGGAACTTTTGGAGTAATGACTCTTTCAAGGAGAAGGATCCAAATTACGAATTAATCACTATCCCATTAGCAGCAATAGtgagaagaaataatacTTTAAGTAAGGACTTAGTTAAAACCCTCTTATTCCACGTCAAAGAGCAAATAAAAAGGGGTGCAGGGTCTGTTAGAAGTACCTCTGAAATTCAGCAAAGGGATGTTAAGTTAGTTTTGTATTTGACCACACTAAACGATGTTTTGAGGCAATGTCACGATTCGTTATTGGATTATAGTGACGAGTTGATAACATTCATGAAATATTTATACGACAACGTGACTAATCCTCCACTAGATGTTATTACATCTATCGTTATTCACAGTGCTTTAGCAACTCTGTGTACTACCGAAATAACCGACTGTCGCTTATTCCCAGAAGACTCTATGATTCCCGAGGAGGACAGATGGGGAGGACTACAGTTCGATCCTAGAAGATTCGAAAAACAGCATTTGAACTTTAAATGGCATGTACCttctgatgatgaaattacCTTATCTATAAGCATTTTGGAAAGCCTCACCGACTATTGTATCAATAAAGTTGAAGAACTGATGAAAACTCCACGGAATGACTCCGAATACGGCGATATGATACAGAAATACGTTTTAGTTATGACACATACGCTTTCTGGGTCAAGTTTGCTTTTCGATCCAGATTTCAGCAAATATAGAACTCAATCAAACTTATCATACAGAGAAAAGCtgattttattgaagaacatCCGCGAAAACAATTGTGATGCTCAAGAACTGGATATCGATATTGAACAAATTCGTTCTGTtaaggatgaagaagattataTCGAAAGTAAGGATATTGAAGCAGGACTGAATGAAGGCGTTTCTGATGTCGTGCAATTGAGAGATGAATTCCCAAATGAATTAATTGTTGATGACCAGATAGCATCTGAGATGCCATCCGGTGTAAACACCCCTATTGCAGGCTCTCGCGGTGCTGACAACTCATCTATGAGTTCGGACCTTGCCTTCAGAGATTTAGATATTTACAGCTGCAATTACTACTTTGGAAATACCACCGAAGAGAAGCTACAAAACCCACAATATATACAAGTCCACAAAGTAAGAGCCCTTATCGGACGTTTCTTCCACAAACTTTACACTTTCCTTTCTACCAACTTCGAAAACAACACCAACATGTTCCAAATTTTATTACATGGATTGAAAGTTTGGTTTACAGATCTGGGACAAGAAACGGTCTTCAATGAAGATCCAGATGCCTTCATTGATGtcgattttttggaaaacgTTCAATCCCTTTCCCACGTAAATGAGCCATTCACGAGAACCAATTTTGCAATCAGAGCAAATGGTTTGCATCAAAGCAGAGTCCTGTTACATTCAACAAATAGAAAAGGTTCTAAGTTAGAGAATCTTTTATTAGTCGACATCATACATTTGGCCACTTCTCTTTATCCTGATATTTATAAACCAGCACAAGGCACCTTGGTGCATTGTATGAAACAGTTAGTCGGGTCATACGGTGTAgttatcaataaaataatcCCACTGTTGGAAAAAGCGGTTAAAGAACACGATTATATGAAAATTCAAGTCATCCTAAACGTGTTGctaatcaagaaaattcacAGGAAGCTCATGACTGATTATAGAGACATCGACCgattgatatttttgctgATTGAATGTTGTCATGTAAATGAATTGGAAATTGGTATGTATGCAGACAAGATTTTAACTGATATTGTCATTGGCATAAAGATTCCTTCTAGTGTATGTGTTATTTCTGATGAAGCTTTCTTACCCTTGGCACCCCCAGATGACACCATTAATTTGCAAGTGGAGGCGGTAAAACTtgccaaaaagaaaaaacgtGAATACTACCTTTCACTGTTAGTCGATTTGCAAAATAGGTTGCTAGATAAACTggacaatgaaaaagagaTGGGTTGGAAGATCAAAATGTTTATTGTCCGTTTTGTTACACAAATTCAATCGAGTTTGGAAAGTAAGCCCGACAAAAGGGcagtttcttcaataatttcTCAAACCGCTACAAAGCATCCAGAAATTATACATCTGATTGTAAAGTCATTGTTGTCAATTTGCAACAAAATAATTTCATTGTCTGACTATCAGTATGACATCACTAAGGCctataaaaatgaattcaACCCGTCCTTTGTTGAGGTAATGAGTACTTCCGACACAAACTTCCCCCGAAGTTTTGCCGAGGAGATGGACAACTTCGAAAATCCTGAGTACTTTATTGACTCAAGAGCATTTGTTGGGTGGCTATGTTGGGGCAGACCCGTATATGTCATgtcatcaaaaactttgGGTCTCAATTTACATCAGAACGAACTGGATGTCTTGATGAGTACTGGTCGCTTAGTGacaaaagaatttttaaGAGATGTAACTATGAATTTGGTCCAAGATAATGAAACGAGGGGAGTTTTTAGTAGCGGTAAcgtatcatttttttccttaattATCCTTTTGATATCATCTGGATTTTGCAAAATAAACTTGTCAGAGCTATTTGAACTATGTGAGTCGTACTATAATAAAGACGACAAGGCTTCGATGATTATGTCTGTTGAGATAGTAGCTGGTTTGATTTGTGGCAGTAAATTTATGACGGCCGCTGATTTACAGAGACGTGATGCTTTTATAGAAATATTCTTAGCTAAATGCTTGGACTATGAATTGAACCATGACgcctttgaaatttggagTACATTGGCATGGTGGTTGCCTGCAGTTGTTGATTTAAGAAGATCCAAGACGTTCTTCAATCACTTTATCAATGCAGATAGTATGTTTGACCGCAAATCTGACGCAGCCACACATCAAACCTCCAAGATTTACATGCTAAGAAGCATTCTGATGAGTATGGAGTTTAGGGCTCCAAATGTCAGTAAACTTTTCGATGAATTAGTAGTCGACCATCCATATGATCAGGTTCGTCAGGCTGCTGCTAAATTATTGACAACTCTagttcaaaatcaaagcaATCCATCGATTTCAAATCCCACGAAGCTGTTGGAAGCGGAACTAAATGATCCAGATGGACTAGGGTtacctttgaaaagagttCCAGAAAAGGTGGACACCTACATCAAGAGGCAGTTTGAGAGTATCACAGATTTAGCGGATAGTGTCATTGGCATGAGTCCTCAGGAATTCATAAAGACTGAGTATTTTTACAGGACATCCACGATGTTTTATTGGATCAAAGAAATGGCAAGGGGGCCCAATAAGGTTTTGTTGGTTCCATATTTAGTTGATTACGTGCTAACATTTCTAATCGGATTAGTGAAGCATAAAGATGTTTGCGCTCTTGCCAGTTTGGATCCTATCCGCTTGTATGCTGGCTTGGGTTACATGCCGGTCAGAAAGAATGATGTTGCTGCTATTGTTGACTACGtctgttcttcaaatgtgATATTATCGTCGAATCAGATAAAACTGCAGTTGGGTTTTATTCAACACTTCCTATCAGCGGAATTACTACAATtaacagaagaagaaaaaacgaaaatttTAGAATTTGTCGTGAGTAATCTCTATAATGAACAGTTTGTGGAAGTGAGAGTACGTGCTGCATCCATTTTGTCTGATATTGTTCATAActggaaagaagaacaggCGTTGCTAAACCTGATTGACAGGTTTGCGAAGGGACTTGACGTCAACAAATATTCCTCAAAAGAAAGgcaaaaattatcaaaggCTGATATTAAGATTCACGGTAACGTTTTAGGCCTTGGGGCGATAATATCAGCCTTCCCGTATGTTTTCCCGCTACCGCTATGGATTCCTAAGCAGCTGAGTAACTTATCCTCCTGGGCCAGAACTAGTGGCATGACTGGACAAGCTGCCAAGAATACTATTAGCGAATTCAAGAAGGTGAGAGCTGACACTTGGAAGTTCGATAGAGCATTTTTTAAAACGGAAGAACTGGAAGATCTGGAAGGTGTTCTGTGGAGAAGTTATTATGCTTGA
- the VTC2 gene encoding vacuolar transporter chaperone (similar to Saccharomyces cerevisiae VTC2 (YFL004W) and VTC3 (YPL019C); ancestral locus Anc_8.71) yields MLFGVKLANEVYPPWKASYIDYEGLKKFLKEDSVKDKKSHWNDSDESRFVEELDKELEKVYGFQLKKYNNLMERLTHLEKQTDSETAIKALDADAFQRVLEELLSESSELDNFKRLNFTGFVKIVKKHDKLYPKYPSVKSLLEVRLKELPSHSEEYSPLLYRISFLYNILRSNFNTVSQPLASASKFSSIASNDIDMNFKSFKFWVHNDNLMEVKTRILRHLPVLVYANVPSENNDLVNRFESDILNNDEIVASSSSSGSAEHGLGTRSYDPLINTLYFDNEHFELYNNKLLKLNSAPTLRLRWTGQLSDKPDIFLEKKTLIEDEATGKSEFDLTKLQLKQKFINGFIFDGDKKFKDQTLKKLKESGTSNRDLEKLKEDFADIQDFIIKDELQPVFRTVYTRTAFQIPGDDKIRVTIDSNIVFIKEDSFDRERPIRDPNTWHRTDIDASVPSPLKFLREGEYSKFPYSVMEIKVKSSLDSSVSANSMISNVKLPKKHGQWLNDLTNSHLVKEIPKFSIFVQGVASLYGDDEKLDILPFWLPDLETDIRQDPKQAYEEEKKKLQKQKEIQKKIDGMRRFSNINEPQRQEPALVPREETEHVISQGDLEADGSSDEETQQESHSKRLRKVRRRKPKATFLRILAGRDPKLMGVDSEEEEIELPPGVKKPSSLLKNAGPVNVEAKVWLANERTFNRWLSVTTLLSVLTFSIYNSVKKAEYPTLANFMAYVYFALTLFCALWSYSIYMKRVGIIQQRSGQHLDAPLGPILVAIVLFVTLVVNFVMAFRNAAKSRQELQIQNLEAPERIPEVLKPLQNYLFKLMGPSSD; encoded by the coding sequence ATGCTGTTTGGTGTGAAGTTGGCCAATGAGGTTTATCCTCCTTGGAAGGCCTCTTATATCGATTATGAAGgcttgaagaaatttttgaaggaagaTAGCGTAAAGGATAAGAAATCACACTGGAACGATTCAGATGAATCCAGATTTGTGGAAGAGTTGGACAAGgaacttgaaaaagtttaCGGTTTCCAACTGAAAAAGTACAATAACTTAATGGAGAGGTTGACTCATTTGGAAAAGCAAACAGACTCGGAAACTGCCATTAAGGCCTTAGATGCTGACGCATTCCAACGTGTTTTGGAAGAATTATTGAGCGAGTCTAGTGAATTagacaatttcaaaagacTGAATTTTACGGGGTTTGTTAAGATTGTTAAGAAACACGATAAGTTATACCCAAAATATCCGTCCGTGAAATCTTTGCTGGAAGTTCGATTAAAGGAATTGCCCTCTCACTCGGAAGAATATTCTCCATTGTTGTACCGTATCTCCTTTTTGTACAACATTTTGAGAAGCAATTTTAATACCGTGTCTCAGCCCTTGGCCAGCGCTTCCAAGTTTTCGAGCATTGCCAGTAATGACATAGACATGAACTTTAAAAGCTTCAAATTTTGGGTTCATAATGACAATCTAATGGAAGTCAAGACAAGAATCTTGAGACATCTTCCTGTGCTAGTTTACGCTAATGTCCCCTCGGAGAATAATGATCTGGTTAATAGGTTCGAATCAGATATTCTAAATAATGACGAAATTGTGGCTAGTTCAAGTTCTAGTGGTAGTGCAGAGCATGGTCTGGGGACACGTTCTTATGATCCGCTAATCAACACTCTGTACTTTGACAATGAACACTTCGAATTGTATAATAACAAGTTATTGAAGTTAAATTCAGCACCTACTTTAAGATTGAGGTGGACTGGTCAATTATCCGACAAGCCagatattttcttggagaagaaaactcTTATTGAAGACGAAGCCACTGGGAAATCGGAATTTGATTTAACTAAATTACAATTGAAACAAAAGTTCATCAATGGGTTTATTTTCGACGGCGATAAGAAATTTAAAGACCAGACTttaaaaaaactgaaagaaAGCGGTACATCAAACAGAGacttggaaaaattgaaagaggATTTTGCTGACATTCAAGACTTCATCATCAAGGATGAATTGCAACCAGTTTTTAGAACCGTTTACACTAGGACTGCTTTCCAGATTCCTGGTGATGATAAGATTAGAGTAACCATTGACTCTAAcattgttttcatcaagGAAGACTCTTTTGACAGAGAACGTCCAATTAGAGACCCTAATACCTGGCATAGAACTGATATTGACGCCAGCGTCCCAAGCCCTTTGAAATTCTTAAGGGAAGGCGAATACTCTAAGTTTCCTTATTCAGTCATGGAAATCAAAGTTAAAAGTTCGCTGGATTCCTCAGTATCAGCCAATTCTATGATTTCAAACGTAAAATTGCCCAAAAAACATGGCCAATGGTTGAACGATTTGACTAATTCTCATTTAGtgaaagaaattccaaaattttctatcTTTGTGCAAGGTGTGGCATCATTGTATGgggatgatgaaaaattagataTTTTACCATTCTGGTTACCAGATCTGGAAACGGATATCAGACAAGATCCTAAGCAAGCTTATgaggaggaaaagaaaaaattgcaaaaacaaaaggagatacagaaaaaaatcgatgGCATGAGAAGATTTTCCAACATCAATGAACCTCAACGTCAAGAACCAGCATTAGTACCTCGTGAGGAAACTGAACACGTTATTTCTCAGGGTGATTTGGAGGCTGACGGCTCATCTGATGAGGAAACTCAACAAGAATCTCACTCGAAAAGATTAAGAAAAGTTCggagaagaaaaccaaAGGCTACTTTCTTAAGAATTCTAGCTGGAAGAGATCCAAAATTAATGGGAGTAGAttctgaagaagaggaaattGAATTACCACCTGGTGTGAAGAAACCATCaagtttattgaaaaacGCTGGCCCTGTAAACGTGGAAGCAAAGGTTTGGCTTGCCAATGAACGTACATTCAATAGATGGTTAAGCGTAACCACTTTATTGAGTGTTTTGACGTTTTCAATCTACAATTCTGTGAAAAAGGCGGAATATCCGACATTGGCTAATTTCATGGCGTATGTTTATTTTGCTTTAACCCTGTTTTGTGCTTTGTGGTCCTACTCAATCTACATGAAGAGGGTTGGCATCATTCAGCAAAGAAGTGGCCAACACTTAGATGCACCACTTGGCCCAATCTTGGTGGCCATCGTTTTATTTGTCACTTTAGTCGTTAACTTTGTTATGGCATTTAGAAATGCAGCAAAATCTCGTCAAGAGTTGCAAATACAAAATTTAGAGGCTCCTGAAAGAATACCAGAAGTATTAAAACCACTACAAAACTATTTATTCAAGCTAATGGGGCCAAGCAGCGATTAA